In Candidatus Zixiibacteriota bacterium, the DNA window CTCCAGCAGACCCGCACCGCGGCCTATCAACAGGGGGAAGCCGCCGGGCTACAGAAAGGACTCGCCAAGTCACAACAGATCGAGAACGAAATGCGCCAGGCGATCACGGCGCTTGTCAACTACCAGAAAGCGGTCTACGAGCAGGCGCGCCGACAGACCTTTGAACTGGCTTTCGCGCTGGCCGACAAGATCACCAGCGCGCGCGGCGAGACCGAGCAGCAGACCGTGATCGACACGATCAATCGCTGCATCAGTGAGTTCCTCGACAAGAGCCGCCTCGTGATCCGCGTGAATCCGGCGCAGGCAGAATTCGTGCGGCAGCAGCTCGGCGCCGTCGCCGCGCTCAACGATTCAACCGCGCACGTCGCCGTCGAAACCGACACCCGTGTCGGCCCCGGCGGCTGCATAGTCGAAACCGATTCCGGCTCCGCCGATGCGCGCTTCGAAACCCAACTGGAAATCCTGAAAACGCGTTTGTTGGAACTCGCCTGAGCCATGTCCGCCGCGATTGACTTCTCCGGCCAACGCGATCTCGTCGCCCGCACCAATACGATCCGGCTGGACGGCAAGGTGCGCCGCGTCATCGGACTGATCATCGAATCGATCGGCCCGCAAGCCTCGCTCGGCGAACTCTGCAAGATCTATCGCCGCTCCTCGGACGAGCCCGTGCTCGCCGAAGTGGTCGGCTTTCGCGACAACTACACACTGCTGATGCCGTTCGGCGAACTCGAAGGCATCAACCCCGGCTCGATCGTGCAGGCTACCGGCTCCGTCCTCAAGATCGGGGTCGGCGACGAATTGCGCGGCCGCATTCTCAGCGGCCTCGGCCAGCCGATTGACGATCGCGGTCCGCTGACAACGAAACTCGAGCGGCCGATTACATCCAAATCGCCGCACCCGCTCAAGCGCCAGCGCATCACCGAGCAAATCCTGACCGGCATCCGCGCAATCGATGTCTTCACCAGCTGCGGCAAAGGCCAGCGGCTCGGCATCTTCGCCGGTTCCGGGGTAGGGAAGTCGGTGCTGCTCGGCATGATCGCCCGCCAGTCGAATGCCGCCATCAACGTTATCGGCTTGATCGGCGAGCGGGGCAGGGAGGTGCGCGAGTTTATCGAGCAGGATTTGGGCGTCGAAGGCCTCAAGCGCTCGGTTGTCGTCGCGGTCACCTCCGACCAGCCGGCACTGAT includes these proteins:
- a CDS encoding FliI/YscN family ATPase, which translates into the protein MSAAIDFSGQRDLVARTNTIRLDGKVRRVIGLIIESIGPQASLGELCKIYRRSSDEPVLAEVVGFRDNYTLLMPFGELEGINPGSIVQATGSVLKIGVGDELRGRILSGLGQPIDDRGPLTTKLERPITSKSPHPLKRQRITEQILTGIRAIDVFTSCGKGQRLGIFAGSGVGKSVLLGMIARQSNAAINVIGLIGERGREVREFIEQDLGVEGLKRSVVVAVTSDQPALIKVKGVMTATAIAEHFRDQGHDVILMIDSVTRVAMAQREIGLAVGEPPATKGYTPSVYAMLPKLLERAGAGERGSITGLYTILVEGDDFNEPISDQVRSILDGHVTLSRKLAHRKHYPAVDILQSVSRVMVNIVTPQHRDSAGEARKLQAVHSENEDLINIGAYVKGSSTEIDTAIAKVPQINEFLQQDIAAPRTNFAADLQHLEKIVANEKVSVPPAEAAATANA